In Agrobacterium tumefaciens, a single genomic region encodes these proteins:
- the tpiA gene encoding triose-phosphate isomerase — translation MTPNVRPLVAGNWKMNGTRASLDQIKAMAEGVKGALSEKVDALICPPSTLLYVATALCDDSPLLIGAQDCHQNASGAHTGDISAEMIADCFGTHVIVGHSERRTDHAETDHLVRAKAVAAHQADLIAIVCIGETADERKAGQTLDILKRQLAGSLPDEATAENTVIAYEPVWAIGTGLTPTTQDVREAHAFMRDELVKRFGGAGKTMRILYGGSVKPTNALELMGVENVDGALIGGASLKASDFLSIYAAYEQLTA, via the coding sequence ATGACGCCGAATGTTCGACCGCTTGTTGCCGGAAACTGGAAGATGAACGGCACGCGTGCCTCGCTCGATCAGATCAAGGCCATGGCAGAGGGCGTCAAGGGCGCGCTGTCCGAGAAGGTGGATGCGCTGATCTGCCCGCCCTCGACATTGCTCTACGTGGCGACGGCGCTTTGCGATGACAGCCCGCTACTGATCGGCGCGCAGGATTGCCACCAGAACGCCTCCGGCGCCCATACCGGCGATATTTCCGCCGAGATGATCGCCGATTGCTTCGGCACCCATGTCATCGTTGGCCATTCGGAGCGCCGCACCGACCATGCCGAAACGGATCACTTGGTTCGCGCTAAGGCCGTTGCCGCCCATCAGGCCGATCTCATTGCCATCGTCTGCATCGGCGAGACCGCGGATGAGCGAAAGGCGGGCCAAACACTCGATATTCTCAAGCGCCAGCTGGCCGGCTCCCTGCCGGACGAGGCAACGGCCGAAAATACCGTCATCGCCTATGAACCCGTATGGGCCATCGGCACTGGCCTTACCCCGACCACGCAGGATGTGCGCGAGGCCCATGCCTTCATGCGCGATGAGCTCGTCAAGCGCTTCGGTGGTGCCGGCAAGACCATGCGCATCCTCTATGGCGGCTCGGTAAAGCCCACCAATGCGCTGGAACTGATGGGTGTCGAGAACGTGGATGGCGCGCTGATTGGCGGCGCGAGCTTGAAAGCATCCGACTTCCTTTCCATCTATGCGGCATACGAGCAACTTACGGCTTGA
- the parE gene encoding DNA topoisomerase IV subunit B gives MMDDSNDLFSGLPAAQNSDTDTNEDAGKPVKAPATAAANVNVQPKPAAVAAVTPPAPPAPVSPSGDDYGASSIRVLEGLEPVRMRPGMYIGGTDEKALHHLFAEVIDNSMDEAVAGHANFIEVHLDAEGFLTVTDNGRGIPVENHPQVPGKSTLEVIMTKLHAGGKFDGKAYETSGGLHGVGVSVVNALSDLLEVEVARNRKLYRQRFSRGAPIGGLEELGDVHNRRGTRVRFHPDPQIFGDHAKFEPARIFRMARSKAYLFGGVEIRWSCDPGMVPAGGEIPEKAVFHFPGGLKDYLAATLGKEFTVTREIFSGRTEKTGGHGALEWAVTWYGGDTQIHSYCNTIPTPEGGTHEAGFRIALTKGLKNYAELTQNKRAKEITTDDVMISAAGMLSVFIREPEFVGQTKDKLATVEAQRIVENALRDPFDHYLAGNPGEADKLLDWVIERAEERLRRRKEKEVNRKTAVRKLRLPGKLADCSQNTAENAELFIVEGDSAGGSAKQARNRANQAILPLRGKILNVGSASREKLSANQQIADLIQALGCGTRTKYREEDLRYERIIIMTDADVDGAHIASLLITFFYQEMPELIRGNHLYLAVPPLYVIRQGAKSAYARDDAHRAELMETMFKGKKVEIGRFKGLGEMMAAQLKETTMDPEKRTLLRVEIDDVDFEGTREAVDNLMGTKADARFRFIQERAAFADNLDI, from the coding sequence ATGATGGACGACAGCAACGATCTCTTCTCCGGTCTTCCGGCGGCACAAAACAGCGATACGGACACGAACGAGGACGCGGGCAAACCCGTGAAGGCCCCGGCGACCGCAGCCGCGAATGTGAACGTGCAGCCGAAACCCGCAGCCGTTGCGGCCGTCACGCCGCCCGCCCCGCCCGCACCCGTGTCTCCTTCCGGTGACGATTACGGCGCCTCGTCGATCCGCGTGCTTGAGGGGCTTGAGCCCGTGCGCATGCGTCCCGGCATGTATATTGGCGGCACCGATGAAAAGGCCCTGCACCATCTCTTCGCCGAAGTCATCGACAACTCCATGGACGAGGCCGTCGCTGGCCACGCCAATTTCATCGAGGTCCATCTCGATGCCGAAGGTTTTCTGACTGTCACCGATAACGGCCGCGGCATTCCGGTGGAAAACCACCCGCAGGTTCCGGGCAAGTCGACGCTTGAAGTCATCATGACCAAGCTGCATGCCGGCGGCAAGTTCGACGGCAAGGCCTATGAGACGTCAGGCGGCCTGCACGGCGTCGGCGTGTCGGTGGTCAATGCGCTCTCCGACCTGCTGGAAGTGGAAGTCGCCCGTAACCGCAAGCTTTACCGCCAGCGCTTTTCGCGCGGCGCGCCGATCGGCGGACTTGAGGAACTGGGCGATGTGCATAACCGCCGCGGCACCCGCGTGCGTTTCCATCCCGATCCGCAGATCTTCGGTGATCATGCCAAGTTCGAACCGGCCCGCATCTTCCGCATGGCCCGCTCCAAGGCCTATCTCTTCGGCGGCGTTGAAATCCGCTGGAGCTGCGATCCCGGCATGGTGCCGGCCGGTGGTGAAATCCCCGAAAAAGCCGTGTTCCATTTTCCGGGCGGCCTGAAGGATTACCTCGCCGCCACGCTCGGCAAGGAATTCACCGTCACCCGCGAAATCTTCTCGGGCCGCACCGAAAAGACCGGCGGTCACGGCGCACTGGAATGGGCTGTCACCTGGTATGGCGGCGACACGCAGATTCATTCCTATTGCAACACCATCCCGACCCCTGAAGGCGGCACGCATGAGGCCGGTTTCCGCATCGCGCTCACCAAGGGCCTGAAGAACTATGCCGAGCTGACGCAGAACAAGCGCGCCAAGGAAATCACCACCGATGACGTGATGATTTCAGCGGCCGGCATGCTCTCGGTTTTCATTCGCGAGCCTGAATTCGTCGGCCAGACCAAGGACAAGCTCGCCACCGTCGAAGCCCAGCGCATCGTTGAAAACGCGCTGCGCGATCCCTTCGACCATTATCTTGCCGGCAATCCGGGTGAAGCGGACAAGCTGCTCGACTGGGTGATCGAGCGCGCCGAAGAGCGCCTGCGCCGCCGCAAGGAAAAGGAAGTCAACCGCAAGACGGCGGTGCGCAAATTGCGCCTGCCCGGCAAGCTGGCGGACTGCTCCCAGAACACGGCGGAAAATGCCGAGCTTTTCATCGTCGAGGGTGACTCGGCAGGCGGCTCGGCCAAGCAGGCGCGCAACCGCGCCAATCAGGCCATCCTGCCGCTGCGCGGCAAGATTTTGAACGTCGGCAGCGCCAGCCGCGAAAAACTTTCCGCCAACCAGCAGATCGCCGATCTCATCCAGGCGCTCGGCTGCGGCACACGCACGAAATACCGCGAAGAAGACCTGCGGTATGAGCGCATCATCATCATGACCGATGCCGATGTCGATGGCGCCCATATCGCCTCGCTGCTCATCACCTTCTTCTATCAGGAAATGCCGGAACTCATACGCGGCAACCACCTCTATCTGGCCGTGCCGCCGCTCTACGTCATCCGCCAGGGTGCCAAGAGCGCCTATGCCCGCGACGATGCCCACCGCGCCGAATTGATGGAAACCATGTTCAAGGGCAAGAAGGTCGAAATCGGCCGCTTCAAAGGCCTCGGTGAAATGATGGCCGCGCAGTTGAAGGAAACCACCATGGATCCCGAAAAGCGCACCCTGCTGCGTGTCGAGATCGATGACGTGGACTTCGAAGGCACCCGCGAGGCTGTCGATAACCTGATGGGAACCAAGGCGGACGCCCGCTTCCGCTTCATTCAGGAGCGCGCGGCCTTCGCCGATAATCTGGATATTTGA
- a CDS encoding response regulator: MNFLGITGMQYSGVPFTNNRILLAEDSNVFTQMVSMRLKEMLGVSVEVCRSFEELQACYEHSPEPVTLAISNINLPGAEKGEALEYLIDLSIPTIVFTSTFHEATRETLIAKDVVDYILKDNIFAVDMLTESVCRFLTNHRHHVLIVDDSPTARALLSSRLKRYNFRVSLADSGAKALEILKANPDIGLVVTDYNMPDIDGFELTRRIRTVRGSHELRIIGVSSSTNRLLSARFLKAGGNDFMLRPFIDEEFYCRVNQNLDTLVQIQLAKAGIRPAA; encoded by the coding sequence ATGAATTTCCTGGGCATTACGGGCATGCAATATTCTGGCGTGCCTTTTACCAACAACCGCATTTTACTGGCGGAAGACAGCAACGTGTTCACCCAGATGGTGAGCATGCGGCTCAAGGAAATGCTGGGCGTTTCCGTGGAGGTGTGTCGCTCTTTCGAGGAGTTGCAGGCCTGCTATGAACATTCGCCCGAGCCGGTGACGCTCGCCATTTCCAACATCAACCTGCCGGGGGCGGAAAAGGGTGAGGCGCTGGAATATCTGATCGATCTTTCGATCCCGACCATCGTTTTCACCAGCACCTTTCACGAAGCGACGCGCGAAACGCTGATCGCCAAGGATGTGGTCGATTATATTCTCAAGGACAATATCTTCGCCGTGGATATGCTGACGGAATCGGTCTGTCGCTTCCTCACCAATCATCGCCACCATGTGCTGATCGTCGACGATAGCCCGACGGCGCGGGCGCTGCTTTCGAGCCGCCTCAAGCGCTATAATTTCCGCGTCAGCCTTGCCGATAGCGGTGCGAAGGCGCTCGAAATCCTGAAGGCCAATCCCGATATCGGTCTTGTCGTAACCGACTATAACATGCCTGACATTGATGGTTTCGAACTGACGCGGCGCATTCGCACCGTGCGTGGGTCGCATGAGCTGCGCATCATCGGCGTGTCATCCTCCACCAACCGGCTGCTCTCGGCGCGGTTCCTGAAGGCGGGCGGCAATGACTTCATGTTGCGGCCCTTCATCGACGAGGAATTCTATTGCCGCGTCAACCAGAACCTCGATACGCTGGTGCAGATACAGCTGGCAAAGGCGGGGATAAGGCCGGCCGCCTGA
- a CDS encoding alpha/beta fold hydrolase, producing the protein MSTAHFTFCTLFCLTVAVMPGAASAADGPLRPFKDELFSSQTVLSTGDGGASEVIDYQEMRDINGRDEVPERRVKRQYIDMTPKKAQALETVSLEGRALEVGRVGPASGQAFTVIFIHGRGGDRRLGMNDYTFGGNFNRLKNLAVANGGTYYAPSVRSFDENGVADVAALIADAAKKSGGKPVVLTCASMGSFICYGISRDKAAVANLKGMAILGGAVDPDFPKSAFAKAKKPVWFTHGSADKVYSADQQATIFRTLLKAGEPVRFTRYETGSHGTPVRMTDWRAVLNWILSR; encoded by the coding sequence ATGTCCACAGCTCATTTCACGTTTTGTACTCTTTTCTGCCTGACTGTTGCGGTGATGCCGGGCGCTGCTTCCGCTGCCGATGGGCCGCTGCGACCCTTCAAGGACGAGCTGTTTTCCAGCCAGACGGTGCTTTCCACCGGCGATGGCGGCGCATCCGAGGTGATCGATTATCAGGAAATGCGCGACATTAACGGCCGTGACGAGGTGCCGGAGCGGCGGGTGAAACGGCAATATATCGACATGACGCCGAAGAAGGCGCAGGCGTTGGAAACTGTCTCCCTCGAGGGCAGGGCGCTTGAGGTGGGCCGCGTCGGGCCGGCAAGCGGGCAGGCCTTCACCGTCATCTTCATCCACGGGCGCGGCGGCGACCGACGGCTCGGCATGAACGACTATACGTTCGGCGGCAACTTCAACCGGCTGAAAAATCTGGCTGTTGCCAATGGCGGAACTTATTATGCGCCAAGCGTGCGCTCCTTTGACGAAAACGGTGTTGCCGATGTCGCGGCGCTGATTGCCGATGCGGCCAAAAAATCGGGTGGCAAGCCTGTCGTGCTGACCTGCGCCTCGATGGGAAGTTTCATCTGTTACGGCATCAGCCGTGACAAGGCTGCCGTCGCCAATCTCAAGGGCATGGCGATCCTCGGCGGTGCGGTCGATCCCGATTTTCCGAAAAGCGCCTTTGCCAAAGCCAAGAAGCCGGTCTGGTTCACCCATGGCAGCGCCGACAAGGTCTATTCGGCCGATCAGCAGGCGACGATCTTCCGCACTCTGCTGAAGGCCGGGGAGCCGGTGCGGTTCACGCGCTATGAGACCGGCAGCCACGGTACGCCGGTGCGCATGACCGACTGGCGGGCGGTTTTGAACTGGATCTTGAGCCGCTGA
- a CDS encoding phospholipase D family protein has product MTAFTAFIIILLMLIGPSLFVVIGKQREKAVPKRPSTALPVAEDGTALDRHWQSIRNGWNEKNALCLLHSNLDAFAVRVAAARAAGRSLDLMYYMWNADLTGRLMMREVIAAADRGVRVRLLLDDLGVSMSDRIFHAIDSHPNIELRLFNPTRARENIMHRGIELVLRFRSVNRRMHNKAWIADGRAVIVGGRNIGDAYFDAAERANFHDFDILGFGRIVADATEIFDDYWNSAVSVPVRSLLARRPSKLARLRRELDGLPKSEAAKPYLERVESQYGRDHFLMSDRLHWVDTADVLADPPEKAAGKRRKGHNFLMESLLPLMQAAGESLHITSPYFIPGKQGVEIFLDLAERGVSLAILTNSLAATDVAAVHAGYARYRKPLLSGGVRLHELRAQADQSNFTLRGSGQASLHTKAFTRDGRTGYIGSLNFDPRSASLNTEMGVVFSSAPLVARMDEIFADEIRRTMSFELDINSANRIVWMTEEQGQPKTYRREPDAAISRRIIAGIMRFLPLESQL; this is encoded by the coding sequence GTGACTGCATTTACGGCCTTCATCATCATTCTTCTCATGCTCATCGGGCCGAGCCTGTTCGTCGTCATCGGCAAACAGCGGGAAAAGGCCGTTCCCAAACGCCCCTCCACCGCCCTGCCCGTTGCCGAAGACGGAACGGCGCTGGACCGGCACTGGCAATCGATCAGGAACGGCTGGAACGAGAAGAATGCGCTCTGCCTGTTACATTCCAACCTCGATGCCTTTGCCGTGCGTGTGGCTGCGGCACGGGCGGCGGGGCGCAGTCTCGATCTCATGTATTACATGTGGAATGCCGACCTGACTGGACGGCTGATGATGCGCGAGGTCATCGCCGCCGCCGATCGTGGCGTGCGGGTGCGGCTGCTGCTTGATGATCTCGGCGTCTCCATGTCGGATCGTATTTTCCATGCCATCGATAGCCACCCCAATATCGAACTTCGCCTGTTCAATCCGACGCGAGCGCGGGAGAACATTATGCATAGAGGCATCGAACTGGTACTGCGCTTTCGAAGCGTCAACCGGCGCATGCACAACAAGGCATGGATTGCCGATGGGCGGGCCGTGATCGTCGGCGGCCGCAATATTGGCGACGCCTATTTCGATGCCGCCGAGCGGGCGAATTTCCACGATTTCGACATTCTCGGTTTCGGCCGGATCGTTGCCGATGCCACCGAAATTTTCGACGATTACTGGAACAGCGCCGTTTCCGTGCCTGTGCGGTCGCTTCTGGCAAGACGGCCGAGCAAACTCGCCAGATTGCGGCGCGAGCTGGATGGCCTGCCGAAAAGCGAGGCGGCCAAGCCCTATCTGGAGCGGGTCGAAAGCCAGTATGGCCGCGATCACTTCCTGATGTCGGACCGTCTGCACTGGGTCGATACGGCAGATGTGCTTGCCGATCCCCCGGAAAAGGCGGCGGGCAAACGCCGCAAGGGCCATAATTTCCTGATGGAAAGCCTGCTGCCGCTGATGCAGGCGGCGGGCGAAAGCCTGCACATCACTTCCCCCTATTTCATTCCCGGCAAACAGGGTGTGGAGATTTTTCTCGATCTCGCCGAACGCGGCGTGTCGCTCGCCATCCTCACCAATTCGCTGGCCGCAACCGATGTCGCCGCCGTTCATGCCGGTTATGCGCGTTATCGCAAGCCGCTTCTTTCAGGCGGTGTGCGCCTGCATGAGTTGCGGGCGCAAGCGGACCAGTCGAACTTCACCCTGCGCGGTTCGGGACAGGCGAGCTTGCACACCAAGGCCTTCACCCGCGATGGCAGGACCGGCTATATCGGCTCGCTCAATTTCGATCCCCGCTCCGCCTCGCTCAATACGGAAATGGGCGTTGTTTTCAGTTCAGCCCCGCTGGTGGCTAGGATGGACGAGATATTCGCCGACGAAATCCGCCGCACGATGAGCTTCGAACTTGATATCAACAGCGCCAACCGCATCGTCTGGATGACGGAAGAACAGGGGCAGCCAAAAACCTACCGGCGAGAACCCGACGCGGCCATCAGCCGCCGCATCATCGCCGGCATCATGCGTTTCCTGCCGCTTGAATCACAGCTTTGA
- a CDS encoding GcvT family protein — MKTHARAVVIGGGVVGVSTLYHLAKKGWSDSVLIERKELTSGSTWHAAGLLPLFNMSYSVGQIHKYSVKFYEELQEETGMNVGFSKVSNIRLARTKDRWDEYMYYAGIAETIGVRVNMLTPEQVKEIWPLCETDGLLGAIQHPDDGYIQPADLTQALAKGARDRGATIYRNTTVTAIEQLEDGHWKVTTDKGEIIAEHVISCTGNFARKTGEMVGIDIPVIPVEHQYIVTEPHPAILERRRQGLPEMGVLRESDSAWYMREEAGGLILGPYEVGAPVCYVDGPSDDSEYELFQEELDRLMPHIETAMVRVPAFGEVGIKKVYNGAIAYTPDGNPIVGPAPGLKNFWLNEGHSFGITAAGGAGWQLAEWIVDGEPTLDLMGVDPRRFGPHATEGYLIAKNEEAYANVFTMHYPDEERSAARPLKTTPVYDRLKKLGGVFGSVYGWERANWYAPEGYALREEDLGVGADVITSHNYAPPLDDGRIVEKWSFRRSNYFEHVGNEVKNVTNNVGVLDMSAFAKMEVSGPGARAWLDSILANIVPKKRGRIALTHLLTPNGGVKVEFTVYEWAPGRFYMVSAGGLEAHDHDVLRRLAPTDGSVVLQPITQKYGVLVLAGPKSRDLLKKLTRTSLENKDFPWLTAKQISVGVATAHALRVNFVGELGWELHHPIEMQNYIFDRLMEAGAEFGIKPFGIRAMVSMSLEKSYRNMGRELSVEYNAYESGLDRFLRPEKSFIGRDALVAYKEAGVKWVFSTLTVSGNTDVDARGSEAISDENGALAGRVTSGGFGWRIGKSIALAMLKPEYAAVGTKLKIRILGTLYDAEVVEESPFDTENALLRA; from the coding sequence ATGAAGACACATGCACGGGCGGTGGTGATCGGTGGCGGCGTTGTCGGCGTCTCGACGCTTTATCATCTTGCCAAAAAGGGCTGGAGCGACAGCGTTCTCATCGAGCGCAAGGAGCTGACCTCCGGTTCCACCTGGCATGCGGCAGGCCTCTTGCCGCTGTTCAACATGAGCTATTCGGTTGGCCAGATTCACAAATATTCCGTGAAGTTCTATGAGGAGCTTCAGGAAGAGACCGGCATGAATGTCGGCTTCTCCAAGGTCTCGAACATCCGTCTCGCCCGCACCAAGGATCGCTGGGACGAATATATGTATTATGCCGGCATTGCCGAGACCATCGGTGTGCGCGTCAACATGCTGACGCCGGAGCAGGTCAAGGAAATCTGGCCGCTCTGCGAGACGGACGGCCTGCTCGGCGCCATCCAGCATCCTGACGACGGTTATATCCAGCCCGCCGATCTGACGCAGGCGCTTGCCAAGGGTGCGCGTGACCGCGGCGCGACGATCTATCGCAACACGACAGTCACCGCCATCGAACAGCTGGAAGACGGTCACTGGAAGGTGACGACGGACAAGGGCGAGATCATCGCTGAACATGTCATCTCGTGCACTGGCAACTTCGCGCGCAAGACCGGCGAGATGGTCGGCATCGATATTCCGGTCATCCCGGTCGAGCACCAATATATCGTCACCGAGCCGCATCCGGCCATTCTGGAGCGCCGCCGTCAGGGCCTGCCGGAAATGGGCGTTCTGCGTGAATCGGACTCTGCCTGGTACATGCGCGAAGAAGCGGGCGGCCTGATCCTCGGTCCTTACGAAGTCGGCGCGCCGGTCTGTTATGTCGATGGTCCGTCCGACGACAGCGAATATGAGCTGTTTCAGGAAGAACTCGACCGCCTGATGCCGCATATCGAAACGGCAATGGTCCGCGTTCCGGCCTTCGGCGAAGTGGGCATCAAGAAGGTCTATAACGGCGCGATCGCCTATACGCCTGACGGTAACCCGATCGTCGGCCCCGCGCCGGGCCTCAAGAATTTCTGGCTGAACGAAGGCCATTCCTTCGGCATCACCGCCGCCGGCGGTGCCGGCTGGCAGCTGGCCGAATGGATCGTCGATGGCGAACCGACGCTCGATCTGATGGGTGTCGATCCGCGCCGGTTCGGCCCACACGCCACGGAAGGCTACCTCATTGCCAAGAACGAGGAAGCCTATGCCAACGTCTTCACCATGCATTATCCCGATGAGGAGCGTTCCGCCGCTCGTCCCTTGAAGACGACGCCGGTTTACGATCGCCTGAAGAAGCTCGGCGGCGTGTTCGGTTCGGTCTATGGCTGGGAGCGTGCAAACTGGTATGCGCCGGAAGGTTATGCGCTGCGGGAAGAAGACCTCGGCGTTGGCGCCGATGTCATCACCAGCCACAATTACGCGCCGCCGCTTGACGATGGCCGTATCGTCGAAAAATGGTCGTTCCGCCGCTCGAACTATTTCGAACATGTCGGCAACGAGGTGAAGAACGTCACGAACAATGTCGGCGTACTTGACATGTCGGCCTTCGCCAAGATGGAGGTTTCCGGCCCCGGCGCGCGTGCCTGGCTGGACAGTATTCTGGCCAACATCGTGCCGAAGAAGCGCGGCCGCATCGCGCTGACGCATCTTCTGACGCCGAATGGCGGTGTGAAGGTTGAGTTCACCGTTTATGAATGGGCGCCTGGCCGGTTCTATATGGTTTCGGCAGGCGGTCTCGAAGCGCATGACCATGACGTACTGCGCCGTCTTGCACCCACCGACGGTTCCGTGGTGTTGCAGCCGATCACGCAGAAATACGGCGTGCTGGTGCTTGCCGGCCCGAAGTCGCGCGATCTGTTGAAGAAGCTGACCCGCACCAGCCTGGAGAACAAGGATTTCCCGTGGCTGACGGCAAAGCAGATTTCCGTCGGCGTGGCGACGGCGCATGCGCTGCGCGTCAATTTCGTCGGCGAACTGGGCTGGGAGCTGCACCATCCGATCGAGATGCAGAATTACATCTTCGACCGGCTGATGGAAGCGGGTGCGGAATTCGGCATCAAGCCGTTCGGCATCCGGGCCATGGTGTCCATGTCGCTCGAAAAGTCCTATCGCAACATGGGCCGCGAGCTTTCGGTGGAATATAACGCCTATGAATCCGGTCTCGACCGCTTCCTGCGGCCGGAAAAATCCTTCATCGGCCGCGATGCGCTGGTGGCCTATAAGGAAGCCGGGGTGAAGTGGGTGTTCTCGACGTTGACCGTGTCGGGCAATACGGATGTCGATGCCCGCGGGTCGGAAGCGATTTCCGATGAAAACGGCGCTCTTGCCGGCCGTGTCACCAGCGGCGGCTTCGGTTGGCGTATCGGCAAGTCGATTGCACTTGCCATGCTCAAACCGGAATATGCGGCAGTTGGCACGAAACTTAAAATCCGCATTCTCGGGACGCTTTATGATGCTGAAGTGGTGGAAGAAAGCCCCTTCGACACGGAAAATGCGCTGCTGCGCGCATAA